A genomic segment from Agrobacterium vitis encodes:
- a CDS encoding MFS transporter — protein MIAQSKIVSASRRSLIALAFLNFFLADARDGLGPFLDGFLATHGWSPMTLGIIATMGGVIGMVVTPLFGAVVDASPYKRSLIILPVTLVTAAALWTLASPDYLAVFGGQSATALVGAVIGPALMGMTLGLVGERAFSNQVSRNEVWNHTGNVFSLACIFVLTSYFGQNGVVWLMIASALATIAAVLTIRPQEIDQDVARGLSHKDRSAEDAGHAAAQPSGYSMLVHSRGLIVLALILMIFHFGNAPISRLIAQNFSIQLDSPFKTTAITTGVSQLAMIVVACAAPWMIARFGLRSVFFIALMALPIRGMIAGSFSSFAAIYPVQILDGIGAGLIGIATPIAAERILSGSGRFNVGLAAVMTVQGIGASSSNVVAGWLTQEGGYSLAYFVHGGIAALALLLFIVNHKQVAPELPEHRR, from the coding sequence GTGATCGCACAGTCCAAGATTGTCTCCGCGAGCCGCCGCTCGCTCATTGCCCTTGCTTTCCTCAACTTCTTCCTTGCCGATGCCCGTGACGGGCTCGGCCCCTTCCTTGATGGCTTCCTGGCAACCCATGGATGGTCGCCGATGACACTGGGTATCATCGCCACGATGGGCGGTGTGATCGGCATGGTGGTCACGCCACTGTTTGGCGCGGTTGTCGATGCAAGCCCCTATAAACGGAGCCTGATCATCCTGCCAGTCACACTCGTCACAGCTGCCGCACTTTGGACGCTGGCAAGCCCCGACTATCTGGCGGTGTTCGGCGGACAATCGGCAACGGCCCTGGTGGGCGCGGTGATCGGCCCTGCCCTGATGGGGATGACGCTGGGACTGGTCGGCGAAAGAGCCTTTTCCAACCAGGTCTCCCGCAATGAAGTCTGGAACCATACCGGCAATGTGTTTTCACTGGCGTGTATTTTCGTCCTCACCAGCTATTTCGGCCAGAACGGCGTTGTCTGGCTGATGATCGCCTCTGCCCTTGCCACCATTGCAGCAGTCCTGACGATCCGGCCCCAGGAAATCGACCAGGACGTTGCCCGCGGGCTGAGTCATAAGGACAGATCGGCTGAGGATGCGGGCCACGCGGCAGCCCAGCCCTCGGGCTATTCCATGCTGGTGCATAGTCGCGGGTTGATCGTGCTCGCCCTGATCCTGATGATCTTTCACTTTGGAAACGCGCCGATCAGCCGGTTGATCGCTCAGAATTTCTCTATCCAGCTCGACAGTCCTTTCAAGACCACCGCCATCACCACAGGCGTCTCGCAACTGGCGATGATCGTCGTCGCCTGCGCTGCGCCGTGGATGATTGCAAGGTTTGGTCTGCGGTCGGTGTTTTTTATCGCTTTGATGGCGCTGCCGATCCGGGGCATGATCGCTGGTAGTTTTTCCAGCTTTGCCGCCATCTACCCGGTACAGATCCTCGACGGCATCGGGGCTGGCCTGATCGGCATCGCTACACCAATTGCCGCCGAACGTATTCTGTCCGGCTCCGGCCGCTTTAACGTTGGTCTCGCCGCCGTTATGACCGTCCAGGGCATCGGCGCCTCATCCAGCAATGTCGTCGCCGGCTGGCTAACACAGGAAGGCGGCTATTCGCTCGCCTATTTCGTCCATGGCGGCATTGCTGCCCTGGCGCTGCTGCTGTTCATCGTCAACCATAAGCAGGTGGCGCCGGAACTGCCGGAGCATAGGCGGTAA
- a CDS encoding adenylosuccinate synthase, which translates to MTNVVVVGSQWGDEGKGKIVDWLSERADVVVRFQGGHNAGHTLVIDGISYKLSLLPSGVVRPGKMAVIGNGVVVDPHALIAEIAKLAAQGVTVTPDNLRIADNATLILSLHRELDGMREDAATNSGTKIGTTRRGIGPAYEDKVGRRAIRVMDLADPEGLAEKVARILPHHNALRRGFGAPEVEHSTIMEELLSVADKVLPFRETVWLMLDKERRRGARILFEGAQGSLLDIDHGTYPFVTSSNTVAGQAAAGSGMGPGSLGYILGITKAYTTRVGEGPFPTELTDEIGQFLGEKGHEFGTVTGRKRRCGWFDAALVRQSVATNGITGIALTKLDVLDGLDELKICVGYKLDGVEIDHLPAAQAAQARVEPIYVTLEGWKESTVGARKWADLPAQAIKYVRQVEELIGAPVALLSTSPERDDTILVTDPFED; encoded by the coding sequence ATGACGAATGTCGTGGTGGTTGGCTCCCAATGGGGTGACGAAGGCAAAGGCAAGATCGTGGACTGGCTGTCCGAGCGCGCTGACGTGGTCGTGCGCTTCCAGGGCGGTCATAATGCCGGTCATACGCTGGTCATCGACGGCATTTCCTATAAATTATCGTTGCTGCCTTCGGGCGTCGTGCGTCCCGGCAAGATGGCGGTGATCGGCAATGGCGTCGTGGTCGATCCGCATGCGCTGATCGCCGAAATCGCCAAGCTGGCCGCCCAGGGCGTCACCGTAACCCCTGATAATCTGCGCATTGCCGACAATGCGACGCTGATCCTGTCGCTGCACCGCGAACTGGACGGCATGCGTGAAGACGCCGCCACCAATAGCGGCACCAAGATCGGCACCACGCGGCGCGGCATCGGCCCGGCTTATGAAGACAAGGTCGGCCGTCGTGCCATCCGGGTGATGGATCTGGCCGATCCTGAAGGTCTGGCCGAGAAGGTTGCCCGCATCCTGCCCCATCACAACGCGCTTCGCCGTGGTTTTGGTGCGCCGGAGGTCGAACATTCGACAATCATGGAAGAGCTGCTGTCGGTGGCCGACAAGGTTCTGCCCTTCCGCGAAACCGTCTGGTTGATGCTGGACAAGGAGCGTCGTCGTGGCGCCCGAATCCTGTTTGAAGGCGCGCAAGGCTCGCTGCTCGATATCGACCACGGCACCTATCCCTTCGTCACCTCGTCCAACACGGTCGCCGGCCAGGCCGCGGCAGGCTCCGGCATGGGGCCAGGCTCGCTCGGTTATATCCTTGGCATTACCAAGGCCTATACGACCCGCGTTGGTGAGGGCCCGTTCCCGACCGAGCTGACCGACGAGATCGGCCAGTTTCTTGGGGAAAAAGGTCACGAATTCGGCACGGTCACCGGCCGTAAACGCCGTTGTGGCTGGTTTGATGCGGCGCTGGTGCGCCAGTCGGTGGCCACCAATGGCATTACCGGCATCGCCCTGACCAAGCTTGATGTTCTCGATGGCTTGGACGAGCTGAAGATCTGTGTCGGCTACAAGCTGGACGGTGTGGAAATCGACCATTTGCCGGCTGCCCAGGCCGCTCAGGCACGGGTCGAGCCGATTTATGTGACGCTGGAAGGCTGGAAGGAATCCACCGTCGGCGCGCGCAAATGGGCCGATCTTCCCGCCCAGGCGATCAAATATGTCCGCCAGGTGGAAGAGCTGATCGGTGCACCGGTCGCGCTGTTGTCCACCAGCCCGGAACGCGACGACACCATACTTGTGACCGATCCATTTGAGGATTAA
- a CDS encoding NAD(P)/FAD-dependent oxidoreductase — MDTKQAVGTSRDLHDGKSFWAATPNIVVESRDAPARTDYDVIIIGAGVSGALMAQALAADGRHILVVDRRAPVKGSTLASTAMIQHEIDIPLSQLSRDIGAKKAMRAWRRSAASVDSLGERIASLGLSCQFQQRTSLFLAGDEMGHRALAAEAELRREAQLDAEYLTGAQVKERFGIDRTGAILSPCSASANPAQMTAGLLKAAQQGGVEIVSPLAITAIRETRDGVMVATADGTLLCAADLIACTGYEYLKMMESPLHQVISTWAITSEPNAERPDWLDDHLVWEASEPYLYFRSTPDGRIIAGGEDEDDPLAHQDAAKARRKFETIRQKLKALAGIEMDHIAYGWSAPFGTTRDGLPIIDRVPGTDHVHVVMGFGGNGITFSTIASEIVSARIAGRKDADEDLFRFRS, encoded by the coding sequence ATGGATACCAAGCAAGCAGTCGGAACATCGCGCGATCTGCACGATGGCAAGTCTTTCTGGGCTGCGACACCGAATATTGTGGTTGAGAGCCGCGACGCCCCGGCCCGCACCGATTACGATGTCATCATCATCGGCGCCGGGGTTAGCGGCGCCTTGATGGCACAGGCGCTGGCGGCGGATGGCCGCCATATTCTGGTGGTTGATCGTCGCGCGCCGGTCAAGGGCAGCACGCTGGCCAGCACCGCGATGATCCAGCATGAAATCGACATTCCGCTGTCCCAATTGTCCAGAGATATCGGAGCCAAGAAGGCCATGCGCGCCTGGCGGCGCTCGGCAGCCTCCGTCGATAGCCTGGGAGAGCGCATCGCCAGCCTTGGTCTTTCCTGCCAGTTCCAGCAGCGCACCAGCCTTTTCCTGGCAGGCGACGAAATGGGGCACCGCGCTTTGGCCGCTGAAGCGGAACTGCGCCGTGAAGCGCAGTTGGACGCCGAGTATCTGACCGGAGCGCAGGTGAAGGAGCGGTTTGGCATCGATCGCACGGGAGCGATCCTCTCTCCCTGCTCCGCCAGCGCCAATCCGGCCCAGATGACGGCTGGCCTGCTGAAGGCCGCCCAGCAAGGCGGCGTTGAAATTGTCTCACCGCTGGCGATTACCGCCATCCGGGAAACCCGCGACGGGGTGATGGTGGCAACAGCAGATGGCACATTGCTCTGTGCCGCAGACCTTATCGCCTGCACGGGCTATGAATATCTGAAGATGATGGAAAGCCCCCTGCATCAGGTGATTTCCACCTGGGCCATCACCTCCGAGCCAAACGCCGAAAGGCCGGACTGGCTGGATGACCACTTGGTCTGGGAGGCCTCCGAACCCTATCTCTATTTCCGCTCCACACCCGATGGCCGGATTATCGCCGGAGGCGAGGATGAAGACGATCCGCTCGCCCATCAGGACGCAGCCAAGGCGCGGCGCAAATTCGAGACAATCCGGCAAAAGCTGAAGGCTCTGGCCGGAATTGAGATGGACCACATCGCCTATGGTTGGTCGGCGCCGTTCGGCACGACACGGGATGGGCTGCCGATCATCGACCGTGTTCCCGGCACCGACCATGTGCATGTTGTGATGGGATTTGGCGGCAATGGCATCACCTTTTCGACCATCGCGTCGGAGATTGTTTCGGCCCGGATTGCCGGACGCAAGGATGCCGATGAAGATTTGTTCCGATTCCGCTCGTAA
- the rpoH gene encoding RNA polymerase sigma factor RpoH yields MARNSLPSITAGEGGLNRYLDEIRKFPMLEPQVEYMLAKRYAEHGDRDAAHRLVTSHLRLVAKIAMGYRGYGLPIGEVVSEGNVGLMQAVKKFDPERGFRLATYAMWWIKASIQEYILRSWSLVKMGTTANQKRLFFNLRRLKGKIQAIEEGDLKPDQVTEIATKLKVSEEEVISMNRRLSGDASLNAPIRASEGESGQWQDWLVDDHDSQEDTLIEQDELETRRNMLSRAMGVLNDRERRIFAARRLAEEPVTLEELSSEFDISRERVRQIEVRAFEKVQDAVQKDALEQAKALRVVES; encoded by the coding sequence ATGGCCCGCAATAGCTTGCCTTCGATTACCGCCGGTGAAGGCGGACTGAACCGATACCTGGATGAGATCCGCAAGTTCCCTATGCTGGAACCCCAGGTGGAATATATGCTTGCCAAGCGCTATGCAGAGCATGGCGACCGCGATGCCGCTCACCGGCTCGTCACCAGCCATCTGCGCCTCGTGGCGAAGATTGCCATGGGTTATCGCGGCTATGGCCTGCCGATTGGCGAAGTCGTCTCCGAGGGCAATGTCGGCCTGATGCAGGCCGTGAAGAAATTCGATCCCGAACGCGGCTTCCGGCTTGCCACCTATGCGATGTGGTGGATCAAGGCCTCGATTCAGGAATATATCCTGCGCTCCTGGTCGCTGGTAAAGATGGGCACGACCGCCAATCAAAAGCGGCTGTTCTTCAACCTGCGCCGCCTGAAGGGCAAGATCCAGGCCATCGAGGAAGGCGACCTGAAGCCGGATCAGGTCACGGAAATCGCCACCAAGCTGAAGGTCAGCGAGGAGGAAGTGATTTCCATGAACCGCCGCCTGTCGGGCGATGCCTCGCTGAACGCGCCGATCCGCGCCAGCGAAGGTGAATCCGGCCAGTGGCAGGATTGGCTGGTGGACGATCATGACAGCCAGGAAGACACGCTGATCGAGCAGGATGAGCTGGAAACCCGGCGCAACATGCTGTCGCGCGCCATGGGCGTGCTGAACGACCGCGAACGCCGGATCTTCGCTGCACGCCGTCTGGCCGAGGAGCCGGTGACCCTGGAAGAACTCTCCTCCGAGTTCGACATCAGCCGCGAACGTGTACGCCAGATCGAAGTACGCGCCTTTGAAAAGGTTCAGGATGCTGTCCAGAAGGACGCACTGGAACAGGCCAAGGCGTTGCGGGTGGTCGAGTCCTGA
- a CDS encoding RluA family pseudouridine synthase — MTDPFKQAGEPRKELIASEDAEGRLDAWLAASLGGDLSRNRVKALIEQGAVFINGAAVTEPKRKIKPGDQVVIAMPEPEDPEPKGEDIPLTVLYEDKDLIVLSKPAGLVVHPGAGNWTGTLVNALIHHCGDSLSGIGGVKRPGIVHRLDKETSGVMVVAKNDIAHRHLADQFADHGRSGPLERAYQALVWGRPRGLRGTIDAALGRAGDRTKRTVKREDTDDAREAITHYEVMERYGEKPDATCLASLVECRLETGRTHQIRVHMAHIGHPLIGDPEYGAAFKTKANLLPEAAKAIVNNFHRQALHAYLLAFEHPTTGEVIHFEAPIPDDMETIIEALRDIA; from the coding sequence ATGACAGACCCCTTTAAACAAGCAGGTGAGCCAAGGAAAGAGCTGATTGCCAGTGAGGACGCCGAAGGCCGTCTGGATGCCTGGCTGGCAGCAAGCCTTGGCGGCGACCTGTCGCGCAACCGGGTAAAGGCCCTGATCGAGCAAGGCGCGGTCTTCATCAACGGCGCCGCCGTCACCGAGCCGAAGCGCAAGATCAAGCCCGGCGACCAGGTGGTGATCGCCATGCCGGAGCCGGAAGACCCCGAACCCAAGGGCGAAGACATTCCGCTGACCGTGCTCTACGAGGACAAGGACTTGATCGTGCTGTCAAAGCCCGCCGGTCTGGTGGTGCATCCCGGTGCTGGCAACTGGACCGGAACGCTGGTCAATGCGCTGATCCACCATTGCGGCGACAGCCTCTCCGGCATTGGCGGGGTGAAGCGTCCCGGCATCGTCCACCGGTTGGACAAGGAAACCTCCGGCGTCATGGTCGTTGCCAAGAACGACATTGCCCACCGGCATCTGGCCGACCAGTTTGCCGACCATGGCCGCAGCGGCCCGCTGGAGCGGGCCTATCAAGCGCTCGTCTGGGGCCGCCCGCGGGGGCTGCGCGGCACGATTGACGCCGCCCTTGGCCGGGCCGGCGACCGCACCAAGCGTACCGTGAAGCGCGAGGATACCGATGATGCCCGCGAAGCCATCACCCATTATGAGGTGATGGAGCGTTATGGCGAAAAGCCGGATGCAACCTGCCTCGCCTCGCTGGTGGAATGCCGGCTGGAAACCGGCCGCACCCACCAGATCCGGGTGCATATGGCCCATATCGGCCATCCGCTGATTGGCGATCCAGAGTATGGCGCGGCCTTCAAGACCAAGGCCAACCTGCTGCCGGAGGCGGCAAAGGCCATCGTCAATAATTTCCACCGTCAGGCGCTCCATGCCTATCTCTTGGCGTTCGAACACCCGACCACTGGCGAAGTCATACATTTCGAAGCGCCTATCCCCGACGACATGGAAACAATTATCGAGGCGCTGCGCGATATCGCATGA
- a CDS encoding class I SAM-dependent methyltransferase, which yields MNNYNNKNLSIDENFDAVKILYDDAMAQNIKIHDIIYPVVFRATEYIVQFSDNSKTELKKLGDALDLPPGSRVLDIGSGRGRVAAYMAEQFTWNVTGVEISTVPMADARDYAATLESSLRNRLAFVQANIYEYSEAPVFDGVYGTGAFCHFNATRLFSHLATLLRPGARIGVMERVRLGPIPADDWDRLTREWQCPTVYTTDEYADALSQAGFENIQTIDLKQTFRIWQEKSVTVRDAMADRITSLSSRDYHEAAIAHAGYEADVTRKGLLGYVCVTATRRHDVR from the coding sequence ATGAATAACTACAACAATAAAAATTTATCAATCGATGAAAATTTTGATGCTGTAAAAATTTTATACGACGATGCTATGGCTCAAAATATAAAAATACATGACATTATATACCCTGTAGTCTTTAGAGCTACAGAATATATTGTTCAGTTCAGCGACAACAGCAAAACGGAACTCAAGAAACTTGGGGACGCATTAGATCTTCCCCCTGGTTCCAGAGTGCTTGATATAGGAAGCGGTCGTGGCAGGGTTGCGGCCTATATGGCTGAACAGTTTACTTGGAACGTCACAGGTGTTGAGATTTCAACCGTTCCAATGGCTGACGCTCGAGACTACGCAGCAACCCTCGAATCTTCTTTAAGAAACCGATTGGCGTTCGTGCAAGCCAATATTTACGAATATAGCGAGGCTCCAGTCTTCGACGGCGTTTATGGGACCGGTGCATTCTGCCATTTCAACGCCACACGGTTGTTTTCCCATCTTGCCACCCTGCTGCGACCGGGGGCCCGTATTGGGGTCATGGAGCGCGTTCGACTTGGGCCAATTCCCGCAGATGACTGGGATCGTTTGACAAGGGAGTGGCAGTGCCCGACGGTCTACACAACCGATGAATATGCCGACGCCCTAAGCCAAGCAGGCTTTGAGAACATACAAACTATTGATTTAAAGCAAACATTTCGCATATGGCAAGAAAAGTCTGTGACCGTCCGCGACGCCATGGCCGACCGAATTACCAGCCTGTCCTCTCGAGACTACCATGAAGCCGCCATTGCCCATGCCGGATATGAAGCGGATGTAACCCGCAAAGGCCTGCTGGGCTACGTGTGCGTGACAGCCACACGTCGTCACGACGTCAGATAG
- a CDS encoding nuclear transport factor 2 family protein — translation MTEQQSILEPVAKQLDAYNAKNIEAFMEQWAPDCRIYDFPDTLLADGTAEIRSRHIERFREPDLHGRLIARHITGNMVTDIECVTRNFPEGKGEIDVLCLYEIERGKIARAWFKMGDRRLLS, via the coding sequence GTGACAGAGCAACAGTCCATTCTGGAACCGGTTGCAAAGCAGCTCGACGCCTATAATGCCAAGAATATCGAGGCCTTTATGGAACAGTGGGCGCCGGATTGCCGGATCTATGACTTCCCCGATACTTTGTTGGCGGACGGCACCGCAGAGATCCGCAGCCGCCACATCGAGCGCTTTCGTGAGCCGGACCTGCATGGCAGGCTGATTGCCCGCCACATCACTGGCAATATGGTCACTGATATTGAATGCGTCACCCGCAACTTCCCGGAGGGCAAGGGTGAGATCGACGTGCTCTGCCTTTACGAGATTGAGCGCGGAAAGATCGCCAGGGCCTGGTTCAAAATGGGTGACCGACGCCTGCTGAGTTGA
- a CDS encoding arsenic transporter — translation MTATYLTWAVCALSVLGVISRPFGWPEAIWAVLGAIVLLGLGAIGLGVIGINDAWAGVAKGYDVYLFLIGMMLLSELARREGLFDWLAALATQRAKGSPLRLFVLLYGVGVLVTAFLSNDATAVVLTPAVYAATKAAKLKNPMPYLLICAFIANAASFVLPISNPANLVIFGGGEMPPLSTWLATFALPSLVAIVVTFAMLYWSQRRAIHAEVMDRQVETPHLSHSAKLAGWGLILTAAVLMAASALGLDLGLPTFIAGVLTTVLVLALSGQGPVETLKGMSWSVLPLVAGLFVLVEALDKTGLTVLLARYLSEAAAADVKVAAMGAGLLVGFLSNLVNNLPAGLVAGATVQGAHVGSTVSGAMLIGVDLGPNLSVTGSLATILWLSALRREGLHMGALEFLKIGAVVMIPALVLSLLAISV, via the coding sequence ATGACCGCGACTTACCTGACCTGGGCTGTTTGCGCCCTCTCCGTTCTGGGCGTTATCAGCCGGCCCTTTGGCTGGCCGGAGGCGATCTGGGCTGTGCTTGGCGCCATCGTGCTCCTGGGCCTGGGCGCGATTGGCTTGGGGGTGATCGGCATCAACGATGCCTGGGCAGGCGTTGCCAAGGGCTATGATGTCTATCTGTTCCTGATCGGCATGATGCTGTTGTCGGAACTGGCCCGGCGCGAAGGTCTGTTCGATTGGCTGGCGGCACTGGCAACGCAAAGGGCCAAGGGGTCGCCGCTCAGGCTGTTCGTGCTGCTCTATGGCGTCGGTGTATTGGTCACCGCTTTTCTCTCCAACGATGCAACAGCGGTAGTGCTGACGCCTGCGGTCTATGCGGCAACCAAGGCGGCCAAGCTCAAGAACCCGATGCCCTATCTGCTGATCTGCGCCTTCATCGCCAATGCGGCAAGCTTCGTGCTGCCGATTTCCAATCCGGCCAATCTGGTGATTTTCGGCGGTGGGGAAATGCCGCCGCTCTCCACCTGGCTTGCCACATTTGCACTGCCATCGCTGGTGGCCATCGTTGTGACCTTCGCCATGCTCTATTGGAGCCAGAGACGCGCCATCCACGCCGAGGTGATGGATCGGCAGGTTGAGACGCCGCATCTCTCCCACAGCGCCAAGCTGGCCGGCTGGGGACTGATCCTGACCGCCGCCGTGCTGATGGCGGCGTCGGCCCTTGGCCTTGACCTTGGCTTGCCGACCTTTATTGCCGGGGTGCTCACCACTGTGCTGGTGCTGGCCCTGAGCGGGCAGGGACCCGTTGAGACGTTGAAGGGCATGTCCTGGAGCGTGTTGCCGCTGGTGGCGGGCCTGTTCGTGCTGGTCGAGGCGCTGGACAAGACAGGGCTGACGGTGCTGCTGGCCCGTTATTTGTCCGAGGCAGCCGCAGCCGATGTCAAGGTAGCGGCCATGGGGGCAGGCCTGCTGGTCGGCTTCCTCTCCAACCTCGTCAACAATCTTCCAGCCGGTCTGGTGGCTGGAGCCACGGTGCAAGGCGCCCATGTGGGTAGCACTGTTTCCGGTGCTATGTTGATCGGGGTCGATCTTGGCCCCAATCTGTCTGTGACCGGTTCGCTTGCCACCATTCTTTGGCTGTCAGCGCTCAGGCGCGAAGGCCTGCATATGGGCGCGCTGGAATTTTTGAAAATCGGTGCTGTCGTGATGATCCCGGCGCTGGTGCTCTCGCTGTTGGCGATATCAGTTTGA
- a CDS encoding DMT family transporter: MTITKALTIGTFANFIWGLAFIIPYLTKEIDPIIITAGRYVSYGFLSLLLVPFLTKGHLQRLTFHDWKVVLVLSFTGNIGYYGLLVAAIHLAGVQIAALIIGTLPVTIAIIGNIVEKEFEFRRLLPAILIILAGLCILNGSKVMSTTDPMNLTNLAGGIFLAGCALVLWTMYGVTNARYMKKNPQISANLWSIAIGLATGFQALVILIVLMATHDLVMIVDFSPLYNQHVFLKFLAGSLVLGTIVSWYATVLWNNASRALPVAVAGQLVVFETLSSLLYAYVIDKRLPDIMELSSGFLIIIGVVIGIRATIAPKPDLKSTEPQPSN; the protein is encoded by the coding sequence ATGACAATTACTAAGGCACTAACAATTGGAACATTCGCCAACTTCATCTGGGGTCTAGCATTTATTATACCGTATCTCACAAAGGAAATAGACCCGATCATTATAACAGCAGGACGTTATGTCAGTTACGGGTTTCTATCTCTTCTTCTTGTTCCATTTTTGACAAAAGGACATTTGCAACGCCTCACATTCCACGACTGGAAAGTCGTGTTGGTTTTGTCGTTTACTGGCAATATCGGATATTACGGCCTGCTGGTTGCGGCTATTCACCTTGCAGGGGTTCAGATTGCCGCATTGATTATCGGGACACTGCCCGTCACGATTGCCATTATTGGCAATATTGTCGAGAAGGAATTCGAATTCCGTCGGCTTTTACCGGCTATCCTGATCATATTGGCGGGTCTTTGCATCCTCAACGGTAGCAAGGTCATGTCTACCACGGATCCGATGAATTTAACAAACCTTGCCGGTGGAATTTTTCTGGCGGGATGCGCGCTGGTTTTATGGACCATGTATGGAGTCACAAACGCTCGTTACATGAAGAAAAATCCCCAGATCAGTGCAAATCTTTGGTCAATTGCAATCGGCCTTGCAACGGGATTTCAGGCGCTTGTCATTCTGATTGTTCTTATGGCTACTCATGATCTCGTCATGATCGTGGATTTCTCACCCTTGTATAATCAGCACGTTTTTCTGAAGTTCCTGGCTGGAAGTCTCGTGCTTGGCACAATCGTTTCATGGTACGCTACCGTGCTTTGGAACAATGCGTCCCGTGCGCTTCCTGTTGCCGTGGCAGGGCAACTGGTGGTTTTTGAAACCTTGTCGAGCCTGCTATATGCTTATGTTATCGACAAACGACTTCCGGATATAATGGAGTTATCCAGTGGCTTCCTGATCATCATCGGCGTTGTCATCGGCATTCGCGCTACGATCGCACCTAAACCGGACCTGAAGAGCACAGAACCACAACCATCAAACTGA
- a CDS encoding TrmH family RNA methyltransferase, with product MVQFVTISDPQDPRIAAFSNIRERDLTGREGRFIAEGTVVLRMLLAAHLAGRGIRAEALLLLENRVAGLQPLLDQWPDDLPVYVASAAVLDAIAGFHLHRGVLALGSWLTAPDATQLIAGLPQNALVLVGCGISNHDNVGSMFRNATGFCADAVLLDETSCDPLYRKALRVSVGSVLTMPYARQHSALALLSALDAAGFLVAALTPSGTTEIGDIASGLGDRQRLALVVGTEGEGLPADVLARFMTVRIAQSPQLDSLNLGTASGIALHSAARALGKLG from the coding sequence ATGGTCCAGTTCGTTACCATTTCCGATCCGCAGGACCCGCGGATCGCTGCCTTTAGCAATATCCGTGAGCGCGACCTGACGGGGCGCGAGGGCCGGTTCATTGCCGAGGGTACCGTGGTGCTGCGCATGTTGCTGGCGGCGCATCTGGCCGGGCGTGGTATTCGCGCCGAAGCGCTGCTGCTGTTGGAAAACCGGGTGGCGGGTCTACAGCCGCTTCTCGACCAGTGGCCGGATGACCTGCCGGTTTATGTAGCAAGCGCTGCCGTGCTGGATGCAATCGCTGGCTTTCACCTACATCGCGGCGTGCTGGCGCTGGGCAGCTGGCTGACCGCGCCCGATGCCACGCAGCTGATTGCTGGCTTGCCGCAAAACGCCCTGGTTCTGGTCGGCTGCGGCATTTCCAACCATGACAATGTCGGTTCCATGTTTCGCAATGCCACCGGCTTCTGTGCCGATGCGGTGCTGCTGGATGAGACCAGTTGCGACCCGCTCTATCGCAAGGCGCTGCGGGTCTCGGTCGGCTCGGTGCTGACCATGCCCTATGCGCGCCAACACAGCGCCCTTGCGCTGTTGTCGGCGCTGGATGCGGCTGGCTTTCTGGTGGCGGCGCTGACACCATCAGGAACCACTGAAATCGGTGATATCGCCTCCGGGCTTGGCGATCGGCAAAGGCTGGCGCTGGTGGTGGGCACCGAAGGCGAGGGCCTGCCCGCTGACGTGCTTGCCCGGTTCATGACCGTGCGGATCGCCCAATCACCGCAACTCGACAGCCTCAACCTCGGCACCGCCAGCGGCATCGCCCTGCACAGCGCGGCGCGGGCGCTGGGAAAATTGGGGTAG